The DNA sequence CACTCAGCAAAAGCGCCTTCCAGAGTCAGGATACCTTTAGTATTCTGCACGACACCGACTATTTCATCATCGACGGTATATTTGAGGAATATGACGATCGAAACGTTCAAATAACCATCAGCCTGCAGCGCGGCCAGCGCAAGGTGCTCATGGCCGACAAAAAGCCCTACGAACGAATCAGCGAACATATTGGCCGCTTTCCGGTCGTCCTCATTGCTCCCAACGATACGGATCTTGTCCGCGAACACAGCGAGGAGCGCCGGCATTTTTTCGACGGCGTCCTGTCGCAACTTGATCCTGACTACCTGCGCACCTACCTGACCTATCAGCAGGTGTTGAAACAACGGAACAGCCTGCTCAAACTCTTCGCTGACCGCAACCAGGTGGATAACGACATGCTTGATACGTATGATGAACCGTTGCTGGAACTGGGTCAAAAAATTCACGACCGCCGTCAGCAGTTTGTCAACGAATTCCTCCCCCACTTCCGCGCCCACTATGCTTACCTGAGTGGCGATCGCGAAGAGGTAACGATTGTGTATGAATCAGAAGTGAGCAATCCCGATTTCGCCGACGACTTTCGGCATTTCCGCCGGCGGGATACGGTATTGCAACGGACCACGATGGGCATCCACAAAGATGACTACAGCTTCCTTATTACGGGTGGACGCGCCGGTGAGCAGCCAGCCAGTGAACCCGTTCCGCTGAAAAAGTTTGGGTCGCAGGGACAGCAGAAGACCTTCGTTATTGCATTGAAACTGGCCCAGTTCGATCAGCTCGAAGCCCGAAAAGGCGTCAAACCCATTCTTCTTCTCGACGATATATTCGACAAACTCGATGACCGCCGGATTGGTAAGCTGATTCAACGAATGGATGAAGGCGCTTTCGGTCAACTGTTCATTACCGATGCCCGTCCGGAACGTACCCGTGAACTCCTCAGGCACGTTCAGGCCGATGTGCGTTTTTTTGAAATCGGGCTGCATTAGATTCTACGGGGTACTGGCTTCCTTCCCCATGAAGAACACATTCCTTCTTGTTGCCATGCTGGCTCTGGGCGAACAAGTAGCGGCCCAACAGCCTTTCCGCAGCGGACCGCTGAAGGTATCGGAGAACAAACGCTACCTCGTTCATGCCGATGGATCTCCCTTTTTTTACCTGGGCGATACCGCCTGGGAGCTGTTTCACCGGTTGAACCGCGCTGAGGCTGATCGCTACCTGAAACGACGGGCGGAGCAGGGCTTTACAGTTATCCAGGCCGTAGCGCTGGCCGAACTGGACGGGCTGAATACGCCCAACGCCAATGGAGATAAACCCCTGTTGAACAACGACCCAACGACCCCCAACGAAGCCTATTTCAAGCACGTTGACTACGTCATCGACAAAGCTGCCGAATACGGACTGGTCATTGGCCTGCTGCCTACCTGGGGCGACAAACTGTTCAAGAGCAGCTGGGGACAAGGGCCGCAGATCTTCAATGCGCAAAACGCCAATGCTTATGGCCGCTGGATTGGTGATCGCTACAAAAATCGGCCAAATATTATCTGGATCATGGGGGGCGATCGAAATCCCCGCGAGGGTACCGAAGACGTAGCTATCTGGCGCGCCATGGCCGAGGGCGTTCAGGCGGGTGCCGGCGGACCCGATAAAGCGCTAATGAGCTTTCACCCGCAACCTAACGCAACAGCCGACGGGGGTTCGTCGAAGTGGTTTCACCGGGACAACTGGTTAGATTTTAACATGCACCAGAACGGACACTGCCGGGATACACCGGTCTACGCTAAAATAACTGTTAGCTACAACCGGATACCTACGAAGCCAACGATGGATGCCGAACCGATTTACGAGGACCACCCGGTTTGTTTCAACGCCAATGATCTTGGTCTTTCCAACGCGCTGGACGTCAGGAAAGCTGCTTACCTGGACTTGTTTGCCGGCGCGCATGGTCATACCTACGGTTGCCACGACATCTGGCAGATGTACAGTCCGGGGCGCGAATCAGTGAATGGAGCCCACCTGAACTGGGCCGACGCAATGGAACTCACGGCTGCCAATCAGATGAAGTTTGTCCGTCGGCTCATGGAGTCACGGCCCATGCTCGAACGGATACCGGACCAGTCACTGGTGGTAGAGAGCGATTACCCGGCTGCCGAGCGGATTCAGGCAACGCGGGGCAACAGCTACGCACTGGTCTACACAGCCGCCGGAAAACCCTTTACGGTTAATATGGGAAAGATTTCGGGCAAGGACGTATCGACCAGCTGGTTCAACCCCCGAACGGGTGATGTAAAGGGCAATGGCAAAATTGCCAACACGGGTCGGCACCGCTTCGTCCCACCCACTACAGACTATGGGCAGGATTGGATACTAATCTTAGATGACAGCACGAAACGGTACTCGTTTCCCTGACAATCCGCTGATAAAGATCAGCTTTCCAGCCCGGCAACTATTGGTTCGTCGGGCTTTTTTGTCGGTTCACTCTAGCTATAGAGCCGTTCATCATTTTAGCTATTGACAAATGGAGGAAACTGCGAACCTTTGCAAAGTTTCCGGAGTTTACCCTTCTAAAGTACAAATCAGCGAATGAAGGAACGGATTCAAACGGCGGCCGAACAATTGTTCTGGAAATACGGTGTTCGATCGGTAACGATGGAGGACATTGCTCGCCAGTTGGGCATCTCCAAGAAAACGATCTATCAGAATTTTACGGATAAGGAGGATATACTGTATCAGATCATTCAGGGGAAAATCGAGAACGACGTGTCGAAAATGGACTGTATGGCCGTGGAGACAGACAATCCTATCGAAGAGATCATGATGGTCATGGAGTTGATGCGCAAAAATCAGCATGACGTGAGCCCGGTGCTGGTGATGGATATCAAGCGGCACTACCCGCAGGCTTATGCCTTGTTCCGCCAGATGATGGATCAGCATCTGATGAAATCTATTCTTGATAATATTCAAAAAGGAATGGATAGAGGACTGTACAGAAAAGACATTCAACCAACCATTTTAGCCCGTCTGCGCATTGAGCAGATCGAACTCGCATTCAACAACGACTTCTTCCCAACGGATCAATATTCCATGCTGGACATCCAGCGCGAATTAATCCACCACTTCGTGCGCGGAATGCTCACGGAACAAGGCTTCACCATTTACAACCTGTATGTTAATCAACACAATTATGAGAATACCTCTTACCAGACGAACGCTGCTAGTTTGGCTTCTTACCCTACTGAGTAGCACAGGTACGTTGCTGGCTCAAAACCGGCAGGGCTTCACGTTGCAGGAGGCCATTCAGTTTGCCACGCGGGAAAACATCAACATCAAAAACACACAACTCGACGCGCTGAGTGCTGAAGGCCGTATTCGCGAACTCAAAGCCGTTTCGTTACCTCAGGTAGCCCTCGGCGGTTCCTTTATCGATAACCTCATTATTCAGCGGGCCTTCTTACCAGCCAACTTTTTCGACCCGAACGCGTCGCCCGATGCGCCGGCGGTACCGGTTCAATTTGGGGTCAAATACTCGGGAAACCTGGCTGGTAGTGTTAACCAACTGCTATTCGACGCAGCCTACCGGGTGGGTCTGAAAGCTGCTACGGTCTACCGGGAACTGGCGCAGAAAACAGTAACGGCCTCGAAAATCACGATTGCCGAGCAGGTTGCCAAGGCCTATTACGGTGTCCTGGTGAGCGAAGAGCGCGCTAAACTGCTCGACCTGAACATCACCCGCATTGATACGTTGCTCCGCGATACACGAGCCATGAACAAGCAGGGCTTCGTCGAAAAGCTGGATGTTGATCGACTCGAAGTGCAGGTCAACAACCTGAAAGCCGAACGGCAGAACGTACAGAATCTGATTGGTCTGAGCTATTATCTGCTGAAGTTTCAAATGGGCCTGGGTATCAATGACGAGATTACCCTAACCGACAAAATCCAGGACGTGAGTCTGGACGAACTGGAACGGTCAATTGTGCTCGAACCGATCTTCGATTATAACAACCGGATTGAGTACTCAACGCTGCAAACGCAGCTTCAACTGGCCGATCTGGATATTCAGAACACGGTAAAAGGGTATCTGCCCCGGCTGTCGGCATCGTTCAATTACGGCTACAACAATGGTCGCAACCGCTTTGCCAACATTGTAGACTCGCCCTGGCTTAACTTCTCCACGGTGGCATTAAACCTGTCAATGCCCATTTTTGACGGTTTTGCCCGAAAATATTCGATTCAGCAGAAACGGTATACGCTCCAGAAGGCCCAGAACAGCGGTGTGTTGCTGAAGAACTCCATTGATCTGCAGCAAAAGCAGGCAACTATTACGCTGACGAACAACATCCAGACCCTGCGGACGCAGCAGCGTAACCGGGACCTGGCCGCCGAGATTGTGCGAGTAACACGAATCAAATACAAAGAAGGCGTTGGCTCTAACATCGAAGTACTGAACGCTGAAACATCGTCCCGGGAGGCTCAGACCAACTATTTCAGTGCGCTTTACGATTTCCTGATCGCCAAGGTCGACCAGGACAAAGCAACGGGCAAACTCTACATCGGACAATAAATTTTCACTGAACAAGACACAATGGGTAGTGAACTGAACGAACCCGTCGGCGGGTAGCCACGCAGTACCCATCACACGAAAACTATGAAATCTTACTACGCTATTGCCCTGACCACAAGCTTATTACTAGCCTGCTCAGCGGAGAAAAAGAATGATTTGCAAGGGAAACGGGAAGAACTCGCTGAACTCAAAGCGCAGCAGGTCGACCTAACGGCGAAAATCAAAGCGATCGAAGCCGATGTGAACAAGCTGGACCCTAAAAAGGCCGAAGTTGCCCGTGTTAAAGACGTAACGGTGTCACCCATCGCTGCGACTACATTCCGGCACTTTGTGGAGTTGCAGGGAACCATCGATGCAAAAAACAACGTGCAGGTATCGCCCAAATCGGGTGGTGTCGTGACGGCAGTGTACGTGAAAGAAGGCGACAATGTTCGGGCGGGGCAGGCTATTGCCAAGGTCGACGATCAAATCCTGCGCGAATCGCTGGGCGAAATCAAGACGCAGTTGTCGCTGGCTAATACGGTTTATGAAAAGCAGGCAGCGCTTTGGAAGCAGCAGATTGGTACCGAAATCCAGTATCTGCAGGCCAAAAACAACAAGGAAGCGCTGGAACGGCGACTGGCTACGCTTAACGTTCAGTTGAGCCAGTCTACGGTGACGGCGCCCATATCGGGCGTAGTCGATCAGGTGATCGTGAAAGTAGGACAGTCGGCTGCGCCGGGCATTGGACTGGTTCGGATCGTGAACCTGTCGCAGTTGAAGGTAGTGGCGAAAGTAGCGGATTCATACGCCGGCAGCGTTCGCAAAGGCGACGCAGTGATGATCCAGTTTCCGGATCTGAACCGGGAAATGAACTCGCGCATCTCGTTCGTTTCCACTACGGTAGACCCTCTGAGCCGCACATTTACCATTGAGGCCCCCCTCCCGTCGGACAATGCGCTGAAGCCAAATATGCTGGCCCGTATCAAAATTAACGATGAGACGAAAGCGAACGCCATTACCATCAACCAGAACCTGATTCAGAGCACCGAAAGTGGACAACTGGTTTACATAGCTGTAACGGAAGGAAATAAGAAGATAGCAAAAGCACGGCCGGTGAAAACGGGGCCGTCGTACGGTGGCAAGATCACGATAACGGAAGGCTTGCAGGCGGGTGACCAGATCGTCACGGCCGGGTATCAGGATTTGGTAGACGGACAACCGATTAGTTTCTAACGCATCAGGGCGCAGACGTGTGGAGACATACAGTGCAAACCAGCAGGTTTGCGTTCCATCTTTTCATAAGCTATGAAATTTGAACAGTATAAAACGCTCGGCTTTACCAACTGGTGCGTCGAAAACCGGACGGCGATTTACATCTTCACCTTCCTGATTACGCTCGGTGGGCTATTCGTTTATAACAACCTGCCCAAAGAGCAATTTCCCGATATTAAAATCCCGCAGGTATACATCAACACGGTGTATGTGGGCACGGCCCCGGCCGATATCGAAAATACGATCAACAAGCAGATCGAGAAGCAGCTAAAGTCCATCTCGGGCGTTAAGCGCATCAAATCGAATGCCCTGCAGGACGTATCGGTCATTCTGGTCGAGTTCAACCCCGATGTGCAGACGGCGGAGGCCCTGCAGCGCGTTCGGGATGCCATTGACAAGGCGAAGCCCGACCTGCCCCAGAAACTCGATGCGGGTCCGACAGCCCAGGATGTCAACTTCTCGGAGTTTCCGATCATGAACATCAACATGGCCGGTAATTTCTCGTTGAAGCAACTTAAGGAGTATGCGGAGGACTTGCAGGATGCCATCGAAAGTATGCCCGAAATTCGTCGGGTAGACATCGTTGGGGCGTTGGAACGCGAAATCCAGATCAACGTCGATTTACCCAAGATGCAATCGGCTGGCCTGGCCTTTACCGATATTCAGCAGGCTGTTCAGGGCGAAAACGTGAACGTATCGGGAGGAGAACTGAACGTTGACGGGGTTCGGCGGACGGTGCGCGTAAAGGGTGAATTCACGGATGTGGCGCAGATTCAAAACCTCCAGATTCGGACCGCTACGGGCGCTACGGTGCGGCTTGGTGATGTAGCTGATGTGCAGGACAGCTTCGAGGAGCAGCAGGATTTTGCCCGGCTCGACAACAAATCGGTTGTGACGCTCAACGTAATCAAACGGGCCGGATCGAACCTGATTTCGGCAGCCGATAACATTGAGAAAACGATTGAAGAGTACAAGGAAACTCGTTTTCCACAGGGTCTCGACATTAAAGTGACGGCCGACCAGTCGGAGCGGACCCGCGAAAACGTCAATGATCTGATCAACACGGTAGTACTGGGTTTTATCTTCGTCGTACTCGTACTGATGTTCTTTATGGGTGTCCGGGATGCCATCTTCGTAGGGCTGTCGGTACCACTGTCGGCGCTGGTGGCGTTTGTGTTGATGCCCGTTCTCGGTCCGGTGGTTGGTACGGCGTTTACGCTGAACACCATCGTTCTGTTTGCCTTTCTGCTGGGTCTTGGTCTGGTGGTCGACGACGCTATTGTGGTGATCGAGAACTCCCACCGGCTTTTCAACGAAAACAAAGACTGGGACATCAAGCAGGCCGTGAAAGCAGCCGCGGGTGAGGTATTCGCACCCGTATTCTCTGGTACGTTAACGACCATTGCGCCATTCTTTCCGCTGCTGTTCTGGCCGGGTATTGTGGGTGAGTTTATGAAATTTCTACCCCTGACGCTTATTCTGACTCTGTTCGCATCACTGTTCGTTGCCTACGTGATCAACCCGGTGTTTGCCGTAACGTTCATGAAACGGCACGAAGACGAAAACCACAAAGACACCAAGCCGGGATTTAAAGAGATTCAGCGGCCGGTGATCATCCTGACCGTACTGGCTGGCGTAGGCTACGTGATTGACCGGGGTATTGGTAACCTGTTTGTGCTGTTCCTGATTCTCTACGTTTTCAACCACTACGTGCTGACGCCGAAACTGATCGTACCATTCCAGGACCGGTTGCTGCCAAGTTTGAAGAGTGGTTACCGTCGCCTGATCTCGTGGATCCTGACGGGCTACCGACCGGTGTTTGCCGTAGTGGGTGCGTTTGCCATGCTGATTCTGACGTTCGTGATCGTGGGTATTGCGAAGCCGAAAGTATTGTTCTTTCCGAGTGGTGAACCGGATTACATCTACGTGTATAACGTGATGCCGGTGGGTACGGACGCCCGCGTAACGGATTCTGTCACGAAGGTGATTGAGAAGCGGGTATTCAAGGTGCTGAAGGAAAACAACGCGACGGATATTGTCAACTCCGTTATTTCAAATGTCGGTAAGAACGCCGGTGACCCAACCAATCCCGACCGATCGGCAACGCCCCAGAAATCGAAGGTTACCGTAGCGTTTAAAGGCAACGAAGAACGCAAAGGCATCTCAACGGATTCGTTGCTGGCAAAAGTGCGGGTAGCCATGCGTGGCTTACCGGGTAGCGAAATCTCGGTAGAACGCGAAAGCAATGGCCCGCCAACGGGTAAACCCATTGCTATTGAAATTGCCGGGGAGGATTTTGGTCAGCTGCAGGCGATTGAAAAGCAGGTTCGCCAGCGCATCAGCCAGGCGGGTATTCAGGGTATTGACCAGTTGAAGTCGGACCTGATTACGAACAAACCAGAGATCGTTATCAACATCGACCGCGACAAAGCCGAACGCGAAGGAATTTCGTCGGGGCAGGTGGCGCTGGCCATCCGGACAGCACTGTTCGGTACGGAGGTATCCCGTTTCCGGGACGCGAAAGACGAATATCCGATCATGGTTCGTCTGAAGCCCGACGACCGAAGCCAGATCGATCGTCTGTTGAGCCTCAATGTTGTGTATCGCGACATGGCCAGCGGGGGGCAATTGCGGCAGGTGCCGGTCACGTCGGTAGCCAACATCAGCTACTCGACGACATTCAGCCAGATTAACCGGAAGAATCAGGAACGCCTGGTTACGCTTAACTCAGACGTAGTACCGGGATATAATGCCAACCAGATCGTAGCGCAAATTCAGCAGGTGGTCAACGATATGGACGTACCAAACGGCTATACCATCAAGATGGGTGGCGAGCAGGAGGACCAGCAGGAATCGATGACGTTCCTGATCTCGGCCTTTGGTATCGCCATTCTCCTGATCTATCTGATTCTGGCAACGCAGTTCAACTCGGTTGTGAAGCCACTGATTATTTTCGTTACGATCCTGCTGTCGCTGATCGGGGTGTTTCTCGGTTTCGTAATTACGGGTAAGTCGTTTTCGGTTATCATGTCGGGCGTGGGCATCATTGCCCTGGCGGGTATTGTGGTTAAGAACGGTATCCTGCTCATCGAATTCATTGAAGAGCTGCGGGGCCGGGGTGTTCCCCTGCGCGAGGCCATCATTGAAGGGGGCGGTATTCGTCTGACACCCGTGTTGCTGACCGCGTCGGCTGCGGTATTAGGGCTGATTCCGCTCGCGTTTGGCCTGACTGTCGACTTCGTTGGCCTGTTCCGCGACTTCGATCCACACGTAGTGGTTGGGGGCGATTCGTCGGTGTTCTGGAACATTCTGGCCTGGACAATCATCTATGGCCTGACGTTCTCAACGGTACTTACGCTGGTCATTGTACCCTGTTTGTACTGGATCAACGAGCGCGTCCGTATGAAGTGGTTTGGTAAAAAAGACCCCGCCCTGGAAATGCGTCGGCAAGAGCAGCCGGAAGAAGAACTGGTATAACGTGCATGATTGCGCGACTGCGTGATTGAATGAATGTAACGATCCTGCGGGAATCACATTCACTCGATCACGCAGTTGTGTACTCACCTATTGAATACTACCTCGCTCCATTTTTCGGGTTGGTGGGTATCGTAAACGCCGTGGGGTGTCATAACCATCGCCGGGTGCGGTTGCACTTCGTTGCCCGATACGGTTAATGTCTGAAATCGACCCAGAAACATCCGCCAACTGTCACCCGGTTGGGGCGGCAGGCTCCGGCCGTTGGCCAGGAGCGTCAGACTGGCCCAGGGGATAGCAATTTCCAGCGTCCATCCCTTATCAATATCGCTGTTATCGTTCAGGGTACCATCAATCTGAACGGCCGTTTCAAGGCCTGGCATGTCGTAGTTGAGGAAAGCCCAGCGAAGCCCCCGAGGGTGGGTTCCGTACCAGAATGAAGGACCGCTTCGGTCGAAGTCACCGCCGAACGTGAGTGCCTGCGTACTAAAGACGTCGAAGGCTGGCGTATCAAACCGGCTGCCTCGCTGATAAGCGTCTTTCCAGATAAAAAATACCTCATATACCGTATTCAGAGCGTTTACTTCCAGTTCATAGTAACAGTCGCCCCCATCGATAAACAGTTCGAGATCATTCTCCAGAAAAATGATTGCGTCGCGTTCGGTGAGGTGGGCTTCCACGAAGGGTTCTTCGGCCCGGAAAGCAACGTAGAGGTGCGTGTCACTCCATAGAATAGCAGCCTGGGTATTAAAAAGTCCCGGCGCACCCGAAACCATATCCACGAACCGGTGACTCCAGGTGGCTTGCTGCCATACGTCCTTGCTAATGTCACCGTCGGGGGTGATCCCGCTGGTAATTTTTTGGGCAATATAGGGAGGCATACAACATAATTTTTGGGTAAACATAGGCGATAGCCCGCTGAAATACAGCCTGAACTAAACTTTGTTGCGCGTAGATTGGTATCGTTAACAACGGCCACCAGCATCCCCGTTACCAATACGGGCTCAAGTTGTACGTAGACCTAATTCATTCATGAATAGAACCGCATTTTTGTTCATCATACCGGCGCTCTTACTACTGATCGACGTGTATGTCTTCCAGGCTATCAAAACAATCAGTCGATCAGCCAGCGAAAGCACTCAGCGTACTATTGCCATCGTTTACTGGGGTTTCACCGCACTGGCTCTTATCCTCTACGTGGTGATGCAACTGCTTCCCCCCGACTCCATCAGCCGTCAAACGAGAACATTTCTGCTGGCAGCCATTGTTATTCCTTATTTCTCCAAATTTTTTGCCGTTCTGGTCATTCTGATCGATGACATTGGCCGTTTTTTCCGGTGGATCGTATCGCTGTTCTACAAGCCTGAACTGCGGGAAGCCGTAGTCGAGAATACCAATCCGGTCGTACCGGCAACGTCAGATACCATTCCCCGGTCAGAATTTCTGATGAAGGCAGCCCTGGTGGTGGGCGCCGTTCCGCTGGTAGGTTTCTCCTGGGGCATCATTTCCGGGGCGCACGATTACCGCGTTCGTCGCGTTCGGCTGCCGCTGAAAAACCTGCCTTCCGGCTTCAACGGCATGACCATCGCGCAGATATCCGACATTCACTCGGGTAGCTTCTTTAACAAAACGGCCGTCCGCGGGGGAGTGGAACTGCTCATGAAACAGAAGCCGGACGTTGTCTTCTTCACCGGCGATCTGGTCAACAGCCATGCCGAAGAGGTCAATGCCTACATCGACATATTCGACAAAGTAAAGGCTCCACTGGGCGTCTATTCAACCCTGGGCAACCACGACTACGGTAAGTACGTGCAGTGGCCCAGCGCCCAGGCCGAGCGGCAGAACGTGCTGAACGTAGTGGCTGCCCACAAACAGATGGGCTGGAACATTCTGATGGACGAAAACAAGATTCTGGACCTGAACGGCGATAAAATCGCGTTGATCGGTGTACAAAACCTTGGTTTCGGGCCGGCGGCTCTGCGGGCGGGTAATCTGGCCAAAGCCTACCGGGGTACCGAAGAATACCCCGTTAAGCTGCTTCTCTCCCACGATCCAACCCACTGGGACGCCGAAGTCCGGCCTAAGTTTCCCGATATCGATGTACAGTTCAGCGGACATACCCACGGGGCGCAGTTCGGGGTGGACATCGGTGGGCTGCAATGGAGCCCGGCGCAGTATTTTTACAAGCAATGGGCGGGCTTATACGAAGACGGCAACCAGCGGCTATACGTCAACCGGGGCTATGGCTACATCGGTTACCCCGGTCGGGTGGGTATCCTGCCCGAAATTACACTCTTCGAGCTTGTGAAAGCCTGATATTTTAAAACAGGAAAGCGAACAGGGTGTTACGGTATGCGGACGCAGCGTCCAATGCGCCACGCATGGATTACGTTCGGATTTATTTATCGGCTAAATTCACTAAACAATCAGAACAACTACCAAACACTCATGAAAATCGTCTTTATTACCGGTCTCTCCTTTTTTATGTCGCTGTTTTCCTGGCTGACGCCTAAGCCAGTGGAAACCAGTATTCCCGAATGCCACAGTGCGGTCGGAAACGACATGTCGGCCATGGCGGCCGATCCGGCGTTCCAGGCCCTGCACCTGGCTCCGTTGCCGTTTACCTACAAGGGAGCCGGCGACATGATTACGTTCCCGACCGTCGACGGACAACCTGCCAACGGATTTCTGCTTAAAGCCAAAAAACCGTCGAACAAATGGCTGCTGGTGTACCAGGAGTGGTGGGGGCTGAACGATAACATCAAGAAAGAAGCCGAAACGTACTACAACGACCTGAAAGACGTGAACGTATTGGCCGTGGATATGTATGACGGCAAAGTTGCCACCGAGCCGGCAGAAGCGGGCAAGCTCATGCAGGGTGCCGACCAGAAGCGGCTCGAATCGATCATGAAAGGTGCTATTGCCTACGCGGGTCCCAAGGCTGAATTTGCCAGTGTGGGCTGGTGCTTCGGTGGTATGCTCTCGCTGAAGTCGGCCATGCTGGAAGGTAAGCAGGCCAAAGGATGTGTAATGTACTACGGCAGGCCCGAGCAGGACGTTGAAAAGCTGAAAACGCTGGAAACGGATGTTATTGGTTTCTTCGGTACGCAGGACAAAGGTATCACGCCTGAGTCGGTAAAAATGTTCGAAGAGAACATGAAGAAAGCTGGCGAGAAAGTAACGGTGAAAATGTACGATGCCGGTCACGGTTTCGCCAACCCGAGCAATCCGGTATATAACAAGGAAGCTGCTGCCGATGCCTACAAGCTGTCGCTGGCTTACCTGAAGAACAAACTGAAAGCCTAATTTTTGAGATTGCTTACCGGCAATTTGCCGGTGGCTTGACTCCATCGTCACCCATCGCCCACGGCACTAAAACGCTGTGGGCGATGTTATTTAGTGAAGGCTTAAACCTTTGCCCAGCTGGTTTGTCTAATAGATAACAGTTGACAATTATAACGAACTTGACGATGAAAACGATAAAACTGATGCCCCTGTTAACGGCTGGTTTACTGGTCGTATTACTGGCAAGTTGTGGTCCATCCTACGTAGGCGTTCGTACGGCGCCAAATTATGGATATGGCTA is a window from the Spirosoma rigui genome containing:
- a CDS encoding efflux RND transporter periplasmic adaptor subunit; this translates as MKSYYAIALTTSLLLACSAEKKNDLQGKREELAELKAQQVDLTAKIKAIEADVNKLDPKKAEVARVKDVTVSPIAATTFRHFVELQGTIDAKNNVQVSPKSGGVVTAVYVKEGDNVRAGQAIAKVDDQILRESLGEIKTQLSLANTVYEKQAALWKQQIGTEIQYLQAKNNKEALERRLATLNVQLSQSTVTAPISGVVDQVIVKVGQSAAPGIGLVRIVNLSQLKVVAKVADSYAGSVRKGDAVMIQFPDLNREMNSRISFVSTTVDPLSRTFTIEAPLPSDNALKPNMLARIKINDETKANAITINQNLIQSTESGQLVYIAVTEGNKKIAKARPVKTGPSYGGKITITEGLQAGDQIVTAGYQDLVDGQPISF
- a CDS encoding TetR/AcrR family transcriptional regulator; this translates as MKERIQTAAEQLFWKYGVRSVTMEDIARQLGISKKTIYQNFTDKEDILYQIIQGKIENDVSKMDCMAVETDNPIEEIMMVMELMRKNQHDVSPVLVMDIKRHYPQAYALFRQMMDQHLMKSILDNIQKGMDRGLYRKDIQPTILARLRIEQIELAFNNDFFPTDQYSMLDIQRELIHHFVRGMLTEQGFTIYNLYVNQHNYENTSYQTNAASLASYPTE
- the recF gene encoding DNA replication/repair protein RecF (All proteins in this family for which functions are known are DNA-binding proteins that assist the filamentation of RecA onto DNA for the initiation of recombination or recombinational repair.), which encodes MHLEKLSLTNFKNYEDGRYAFGRQVNVIVGPNGSGKTNLLDAVYFLSLSKSAFQSQDTFSILHDTDYFIIDGIFEEYDDRNVQITISLQRGQRKVLMADKKPYERISEHIGRFPVVLIAPNDTDLVREHSEERRHFFDGVLSQLDPDYLRTYLTYQQVLKQRNSLLKLFADRNQVDNDMLDTYDEPLLELGQKIHDRRQQFVNEFLPHFRAHYAYLSGDREEVTIVYESEVSNPDFADDFRHFRRRDTVLQRTTMGIHKDDYSFLITGGRAGEQPASEPVPLKKFGSQGQQKTFVIALKLAQFDQLEARKGVKPILLLDDIFDKLDDRRIGKLIQRMDEGAFGQLFITDARPERTRELLRHVQADVRFFEIGLH
- a CDS encoding TolC family protein, encoding MRIPLTRRTLLVWLLTLLSSTGTLLAQNRQGFTLQEAIQFATRENINIKNTQLDALSAEGRIRELKAVSLPQVALGGSFIDNLIIQRAFLPANFFDPNASPDAPAVPVQFGVKYSGNLAGSVNQLLFDAAYRVGLKAATVYRELAQKTVTASKITIAEQVAKAYYGVLVSEERAKLLDLNITRIDTLLRDTRAMNKQGFVEKLDVDRLEVQVNNLKAERQNVQNLIGLSYYLLKFQMGLGINDEITLTDKIQDVSLDELERSIVLEPIFDYNNRIEYSTLQTQLQLADLDIQNTVKGYLPRLSASFNYGYNNGRNRFANIVDSPWLNFSTVALNLSMPIFDGFARKYSIQQKRYTLQKAQNSGVLLKNSIDLQQKQATITLTNNIQTLRTQQRNRDLAAEIVRVTRIKYKEGVGSNIEVLNAETSSREAQTNYFSALYDFLIAKVDQDKATGKLYIGQ
- a CDS encoding glycoside hydrolase family 140 protein, whose translation is MKNTFLLVAMLALGEQVAAQQPFRSGPLKVSENKRYLVHADGSPFFYLGDTAWELFHRLNRAEADRYLKRRAEQGFTVIQAVALAELDGLNTPNANGDKPLLNNDPTTPNEAYFKHVDYVIDKAAEYGLVIGLLPTWGDKLFKSSWGQGPQIFNAQNANAYGRWIGDRYKNRPNIIWIMGGDRNPREGTEDVAIWRAMAEGVQAGAGGPDKALMSFHPQPNATADGGSSKWFHRDNWLDFNMHQNGHCRDTPVYAKITVSYNRIPTKPTMDAEPIYEDHPVCFNANDLGLSNALDVRKAAYLDLFAGAHGHTYGCHDIWQMYSPGRESVNGAHLNWADAMELTAANQMKFVRRLMESRPMLERIPDQSLVVESDYPAAERIQATRGNSYALVYTAAGKPFTVNMGKISGKDVSTSWFNPRTGDVKGNGKIANTGRHRFVPPTTDYGQDWILILDDSTKRYSFP